A DNA window from Bradyrhizobium barranii subsp. barranii contains the following coding sequences:
- the flgK gene encoding flagellar hook-associated protein FlgK, which yields MGLSSALASAMSGLRANQAALSIVSSNVANSQTPGYVVQRPNQIEVTTGDFGSTAMTTGVSRELDTFVQNQLRTETGGSGYADQMANILKQLQSVYGTPGNSGTLETALNKFTTALQALSTSAGSSSAQTVALGAAQALAKQLNVTTNGIQSLRSNVEQDLGTSSQQANAAMQQVADINTKLQGLSANDPSAATLMDQRDQAINTLSKYVDVRVTTDGSNQANIYTTTGIQLVGAGLASQFTFASAGALSATSLYNIDPAKSGVGALNIKLPNGSQLDVVANNVVSSGQIAADLKLRDQTLVQAQNQIDQLAATMSSALSDKTTAGSAVSGPQAGFDLDLAGAQPGNTVNITYKDTATNTQRQITLVNVTDPAALPLQNATNANPMRVGVNFSGGMNAIAAALNTALSGSHLTFSAAPSPATATTLRVTDDNTGLAQVNSASTTKTISSLTSGSPQLAVFTDGGQALYTGAITASGSQMTGLAGRIAVNTQLVSDPTRLSVYNTSPVTPAGDTTRSDYLYSQLTNAVFSYSPTTGLGSANQPFTGSVSNYLQQFLSVQANASTQATQLQQGQSVVVSTLQAKFDSTSSVNLDSEMSNLIQLQNAYAANAHVMSVVQSMMNTLIQAQV from the coding sequence ATGGGTTTGAGTTCAGCCCTCGCCAGTGCGATGAGCGGTCTGCGTGCCAACCAGGCCGCGCTCTCGATCGTCTCCTCGAACGTCGCCAACTCGCAGACGCCGGGTTACGTCGTCCAGAGGCCGAACCAGATCGAGGTCACCACCGGCGATTTCGGCTCGACGGCGATGACGACCGGCGTCAGCCGGGAGCTCGACACCTTTGTGCAGAACCAGCTGCGCACCGAGACCGGCGGCAGCGGTTACGCCGACCAGATGGCCAACATCCTGAAGCAGCTTCAGAGTGTCTACGGCACGCCCGGCAACAGCGGCACGCTCGAAACCGCGCTGAACAAATTCACCACGGCGTTGCAGGCGCTGTCGACCAGCGCCGGCTCGTCGTCGGCGCAGACGGTTGCCCTCGGCGCGGCGCAGGCGTTGGCGAAGCAGCTCAACGTCACCACCAACGGCATCCAGTCGCTGCGCTCCAACGTCGAGCAGGATCTCGGCACCTCGTCACAGCAGGCCAACGCGGCGATGCAGCAGGTCGCCGACATCAACACCAAGCTTCAGGGCTTGTCGGCAAACGACCCGTCCGCCGCGACGCTGATGGACCAGCGCGACCAGGCCATCAACACGCTGTCGAAATATGTCGACGTTCGCGTCACCACCGACGGTTCGAACCAGGCCAATATCTACACCACGACAGGCATCCAGCTCGTCGGCGCCGGGCTCGCCTCGCAATTCACCTTTGCCTCCGCCGGCGCCCTTTCGGCGACCTCGCTCTACAACATCGATCCGGCCAAGTCCGGCGTCGGTGCGCTCAACATCAAGCTGCCGAACGGCTCGCAGCTCGACGTCGTCGCCAACAACGTGGTCTCCTCCGGCCAGATCGCGGCCGACCTGAAGCTGCGCGACCAGACGCTGGTGCAGGCGCAGAACCAGATCGACCAGCTCGCCGCGACGATGTCGAGCGCGCTGTCGGACAAGACCACGGCCGGCAGCGCGGTCTCGGGCCCGCAGGCCGGATTCGATCTCGACCTTGCCGGTGCGCAGCCGGGCAATACGGTCAACATCACCTACAAAGACACGGCGACCAACACCCAGCGCCAGATCACGCTCGTCAACGTGACCGACCCGGCGGCGCTGCCGCTCCAGAACGCCACCAATGCCAACCCGATGCGGGTGGGCGTCAATTTCTCCGGCGGCATGAATGCGATCGCCGCTGCGCTCAACACCGCGCTCTCAGGCTCGCACCTGACGTTCTCCGCCGCTCCGTCGCCGGCGACGGCCACGACGCTGCGGGTGACCGATGACAATACCGGCCTTGCCCAGGTCAATTCGGCCTCGACCACCAAGACGATCTCGTCGCTGACCTCGGGCAGCCCGCAGCTGGCGGTGTTCACCGACGGCGGGCAGGCGCTCTACACCGGTGCGATCACCGCCTCGGGCTCGCAGATGACCGGCCTTGCCGGGCGCATCGCCGTGAACACGCAGCTGGTCAGCGATCCCACGCGGCTGTCCGTCTACAACACCTCGCCGGTGACGCCCGCCGGCGATACCACGCGCTCGGACTATCTCTATTCGCAGCTCACCAATGCGGTGTTTTCCTATTCGCCGACGACCGGCCTCGGCTCGGCGAACCAGCCCTTCACCGGCAGCGTCTCGAACTACCTCCAGCAGTTCCTGAGCGTCCAGGCCAACGCCTCGACCCAGGCCACCCAGCTCCAGCAGGGCCAGAGCGTCGTGGTCTCGACGCTCCAGGCCAAGTTCGACTCGACCTCCAGCGTCAACCTGGACTCGGAGATGTCGAACCTGATCCAGCTTCAGAATGCCTATGCCGCCAACGCCCACGTCATGTCGGTGGTGCAGAGCATGATGAACACGTTGATCCAGGCTCAAGTGTAA
- a CDS encoding DUF1127 domain-containing protein gives MTTISQTAGRSLRPSSSGGFFSTLANAAHALFDRLERRSAVKTLNELDDHALRDIGITRSQIEDAVYGQFKAELTRYLCSAATPASPGVVTMPPRRHCERSEAIQTATAERLWIASLRSQ, from the coding sequence ATGACCACGATCTCGCAAACTGCCGGGCGGAGTTTACGCCCATCCTCGTCGGGCGGATTTTTCAGCACGCTCGCCAACGCCGCCCATGCGCTGTTCGATCGCCTGGAGCGTCGCTCTGCCGTCAAGACGCTGAACGAGCTCGACGACCACGCCTTGCGCGACATCGGGATCACGCGCAGCCAGATCGAGGACGCCGTCTATGGGCAGTTCAAGGCAGAGCTGACGCGGTATCTTTGTTCGGCCGCCACGCCCGCAAGTCCGGGCGTGGTGACAATGCCTCCGCGTCGTCATTGCGAGCGGAGCGAAGCAATCCAGACTGCCACCGCGGAAAGACTCTGGATTGCTTCGCTGCGCTCGCAATGA
- a CDS encoding flagellar hook-basal body complex protein, whose protein sequence is MGIFDAMNTSVGGLQAQSYALQNISGNIANSSTTGYKGIGTSFVDLIPDASVPSKQVAGGVTANAKATITTQGTISSSSVATNMAITGDGFFSIQKATNVVDNLPQFSGVTYYTRRGDFQLNSNGNLVNGAGYYLMGVTVDPKTGNPTGNVASVLKFQNNFIPAQATTSIQYAANLPSVPNTGASSTAASGTLLAAGGLNPSDFAANPLIVGTPPPPYSNATVSGAAATGNLRSAYTATTATGTVALQDNASAVATGSTSLDAGLATHLNTSLLTNLAGKSLTVNGQTINFDNTVSGVSTVAGPPAVTTIGLKSPTSALMSDVLSAIASGAGVPASSVTMNASGNIQITTSTTADVTIGGTAAGLLGVSSVTRGGNVLSTPAITSGTQLGGTATPGGAEVLSTPFVVGNTIQVNGTGAANTITFVASNATPPNQINITDSIATLLSQIDTLSGASGSSISNGVITLNTGIANPTLTVTSPNNSSAFAALGFTSSISKNRGGGGTAGTGGVIGNDIATFTKESISGGAVTAYNAAGTPVNLQLRWAKTDSVSLGTGHSDTWNLFYQTDPNATGTTVGWVNTGQAFTFASDGSLTSPSGSGITINNVSVGGQSLGSVAFNMSSGGLTQYASTSGAVTINTITQNGYAAGQLRSVAVNNSGLVVGTFSNGQNLNLAQVTLSHFNGTNYLKALDGGAYAATEQSGTAIDGASGSISGSSLEGSNTDIADEFTKLIVTQQAYSANTKVITTANSMVQDLLNVLR, encoded by the coding sequence ATGGGTATCTTCGATGCAATGAACACCTCGGTGGGTGGCCTGCAGGCGCAGTCCTACGCGCTGCAGAACATTTCAGGCAACATCGCGAACTCATCCACCACCGGTTACAAGGGCATCGGCACCAGCTTCGTCGATCTCATCCCCGACGCCTCGGTCCCGAGCAAGCAGGTCGCGGGCGGTGTGACGGCCAACGCCAAGGCGACCATCACCACCCAGGGTACGATCTCGTCCTCCTCCGTCGCGACCAACATGGCGATCACCGGCGACGGCTTCTTCTCGATCCAGAAGGCGACTAACGTCGTCGACAACTTGCCGCAGTTCAGCGGCGTCACCTATTACACCCGCCGCGGCGACTTCCAGCTCAATTCCAACGGCAACCTGGTCAACGGTGCCGGCTACTACCTGATGGGCGTCACGGTCGACCCCAAGACCGGCAACCCGACCGGCAATGTGGCGTCCGTCCTGAAATTCCAGAACAACTTCATCCCGGCACAGGCGACAACCTCGATCCAGTACGCCGCGAACCTGCCGAGCGTGCCGAACACGGGGGCGAGCTCGACCGCGGCGAGCGGCACGCTGCTGGCGGCCGGCGGCCTGAACCCGTCCGATTTCGCCGCCAACCCGCTGATCGTCGGCACGCCGCCGCCGCCTTATTCGAATGCGACGGTCTCCGGCGCGGCGGCCACCGGCAATCTGCGCTCGGCCTATACGGCGACGACTGCGACCGGCACGGTGGCGCTGCAGGACAACGCTTCGGCGGTGGCAACTGGCAGCACGTCTCTCGATGCGGGCTTGGCCACGCATCTCAACACCAGCCTTCTCACCAACCTGGCCGGCAAGTCGTTGACGGTCAACGGCCAAACAATCAACTTCGACAACACCGTCTCGGGCGTTTCGACGGTTGCGGGCCCCCCGGCGGTCACTACGATTGGTCTGAAGTCGCCCACCAGCGCACTGATGTCGGATGTCCTCAGCGCGATCGCGTCTGGAGCCGGCGTTCCCGCCTCCAGCGTGACTATGAATGCCAGCGGCAACATCCAGATCACGACCAGCACCACGGCCGACGTGACGATCGGCGGCACTGCGGCAGGATTGCTCGGCGTCAGCAGCGTGACGCGCGGCGGTAACGTGCTGTCCACTCCCGCGATTACGAGTGGTACACAGCTCGGCGGCACCGCGACGCCCGGCGGGGCGGAAGTCCTCTCGACGCCCTTCGTGGTCGGCAACACGATCCAGGTCAACGGCACGGGAGCTGCCAATACGATCACCTTCGTGGCCTCCAACGCTACCCCTCCGAACCAGATCAACATCACCGACTCCATAGCGACTCTGCTCAGCCAGATCGACACGCTCAGCGGTGCGAGCGGTTCTTCGATCAGCAACGGCGTGATCACCCTGAATACCGGTATCGCCAATCCCACCTTGACGGTGACGAGCCCCAACAACAGCAGCGCCTTCGCCGCGCTCGGCTTCACGTCGTCCATCTCCAAGAACCGCGGCGGTGGCGGCACTGCCGGCACCGGCGGCGTGATCGGCAACGACATCGCCACGTTCACCAAGGAATCGATCAGCGGCGGTGCGGTCACCGCCTACAACGCCGCGGGCACGCCGGTGAACCTGCAGCTGCGTTGGGCCAAGACCGACAGCGTCTCGCTGGGCACCGGCCATTCCGACACCTGGAACCTGTTCTACCAGACCGATCCGAATGCGACCGGCACGACGGTCGGCTGGGTCAACACCGGGCAGGCCTTCACCTTTGCCAGCGACGGCTCGCTGACCTCGCCGAGCGGATCGGGCATCACCATCAACAACGTCAGCGTCGGCGGCCAGTCGCTCGGCTCGGTCGCCTTCAACATGTCCTCGGGCGGGCTGACGCAATATGCCAGCACCAGCGGCGCGGTGACGATCAACACCATCACGCAGAACGGCTACGCCGCCGGTCAGCTCCGCTCGGTTGCCGTCAACAACAGCGGCCTCGTGGTCGGCACCTTCTCCAACGGCCAGAACCTCAACCTCGCCCAGGTGACGCTGTCGCACTTCAACGGCACCAATTACCTCAAGGCCCTCGACGGCGGCGCCTACGCCGCGACCGAACAGTCGGGCACAGCGATCGACGGCGCGTCGGGCAGCATCAGCGGCTCATCGCTGGAAGGCTCGAACACCGACATCGCCGACGAATTCACCAAGCTGATCGTGACCCAGCAGGCCTATTCGGCCAACACCAAGGTGATCACGACGGCGAATTCGATGGTGCAGGATCTCTTGAACGTGTTGCGCTGA
- a CDS encoding NAD(P)/FAD-dependent oxidoreductase, with product MSETFTSVSQEEAGFRERTRLSFDLDADICVIGAGLAGLSIALEAARLGASVAVLEGRHVGWSASGNQLGTVMPGFALPLADLIERIGFEDARELWTLAKEGAEFVRANATEENMPGIGPSDGVLEVSNVDAGDRLISRLQMLHEDFDTEVEGWQVDRVREALKTDRYFHGVYYPRAFQLDGRKYVHGLAALARRAGARIFEDTPVVSIDHSGIRKRIVTPSARLRATHIVLAGNIHLGAPLRRLSETLLPVWRYAGITAPLGERVHEIVAFKGSVMDSDGIDHFRVVDGDRLMWESPETTWAARPQRFAGAVRRRIRSIFPQFGDVEITDMFGGVTGQTVHGMPQIGQLRKGLWVASGFGRQGMNTSAMAGQLIARSILWGDERWRLFSPFELVWAGGTTGRVAGQLVGVWGRASSAAAGSLARYRERARVKDREREARLAEANRAAGTGPRRPPPSVRPQPAPPPKPVAEDVEPAS from the coding sequence ATGAGCGAGACTTTCACAAGCGTGTCCCAGGAAGAAGCCGGCTTTCGTGAACGCACGCGACTGTCGTTTGATCTCGATGCCGACATCTGCGTGATCGGGGCCGGGCTTGCCGGGCTCTCCATCGCGCTGGAGGCAGCCCGGCTCGGAGCCAGCGTCGCGGTGCTCGAGGGCCGCCATGTCGGCTGGAGCGCCTCCGGAAACCAGCTCGGCACCGTGATGCCGGGCTTTGCGCTGCCGCTCGCCGATCTGATCGAGCGCATCGGCTTCGAGGACGCGCGCGAATTGTGGACGCTGGCGAAGGAGGGCGCCGAGTTCGTCCGGGCCAACGCCACCGAAGAGAACATGCCCGGCATTGGCCCGAGCGATGGCGTGCTGGAGGTCTCCAACGTCGATGCCGGCGACCGGCTGATCAGCCGGTTGCAGATGCTCCACGAGGATTTCGACACGGAGGTCGAGGGCTGGCAGGTGGATCGCGTCCGCGAGGCGCTCAAGACCGACCGTTACTTCCACGGCGTCTATTATCCCCGGGCGTTCCAGCTCGACGGCCGCAAATATGTGCACGGCCTCGCGGCGCTGGCGCGGCGAGCGGGAGCGCGCATCTTCGAGGATACGCCGGTCGTCAGCATCGATCATTCCGGCATCCGCAAGCGCATCGTCACGCCCTCGGCGCGGCTGCGCGCCACCCACATCGTGCTCGCCGGCAACATCCACCTCGGCGCGCCCTTGAGGCGCCTGTCGGAGACGCTGCTGCCGGTCTGGCGCTATGCCGGGATTACCGCGCCGCTCGGCGAGCGCGTGCACGAGATCGTGGCGTTCAAGGGATCGGTGATGGATTCCGACGGGATCGACCATTTCCGTGTCGTCGACGGCGACCGGCTGATGTGGGAAAGCCCCGAGACCACCTGGGCCGCGCGTCCGCAGCGCTTTGCGGGCGCGGTCAGGCGGCGGATCAGATCGATTTTCCCCCAGTTCGGCGATGTCGAGATTACCGACATGTTCGGCGGTGTCACCGGCCAGACCGTGCACGGCATGCCGCAGATCGGCCAGTTGCGCAAAGGCCTGTGGGTGGCGAGCGGGTTCGGCCGCCAGGGCATGAACACCTCGGCCATGGCCGGGCAGCTGATCGCGCGCAGCATTTTGTGGGGCGACGAGCGCTGGCGGCTGTTCTCGCCGTTCGAACTGGTCTGGGCGGGCGGCACGACCGGGCGGGTCGCGGGCCAATTGGTGGGAGTTTGGGGCAGGGCGAGTTCCGCCGCCGCAGGCTCGCTCGCCCGCTACCGCGAGCGTGCGCGGGTCAAGGACCGGGAACGCGAGGCGCGCCTCGCTGAAGCCAACCGGGCCGCCGGCACTGGTCCTCGCCGTCCGCCGCCCAGCGTCCGGCCGCAGCCGGCCCCTCCGCCGAAACCTGTGGCCGAGGATGTGGAACCGGCCTCGTAG
- a CDS encoding flagellar protein, which translates to MSISSINYSSSVLGAQIRNINQQLTDLSTQLATGKLSQNYSGMGANEGFAIAGRSQLSNIAAYTDTITNVNVNINLANTALQSLTTIRNTVQTGSASTAQDLNVNGQTVAQNTAASQFGSMVGVLNTQSGNRYLFSGTAFNTQSVANAGDIINGTTTQAGFKTVMAERQAADLGANGMGRLVQTQPTPSSARVSEDVAGSPFGMKIAAVSSTLTGATVTGPSGSPVSFSVDLNGLNPNDGDKLSVQFTLPDGTTGQVDLTASSATPTPIGSFAIDATTPGNTATNLNTALNTAITKLANTSLVAASAITAGDNFFNTASSAIGAPVNNQAAPPAPISGATALSGASPSNSISPGFAAGDTITVNGTTLTFVNSGATGNQLNVGDSIQTLMSKIDQITGTSKPSTVHGGSITINTDDAASLNITTSNTGALNALGFGSTPVTATQPPLRVGSSPASSATTLVNGSANTVKWYTGNDGPGSPRSTAMARVDDSVTVQYGAQANEDAIRQQLQAIAVFGTFSTSPTSQYAGGQVSALSLRVTQSLTKQPGQQHIEDIQTDLAMAQNTMKDAGTRQTQAKAQLQSIIDQAESASPDQVASELLSLQNALQASYQVTSKLAQLSLVKFL; encoded by the coding sequence ATGTCGATCAGCAGCATCAACTACTCTTCGTCGGTCCTCGGCGCGCAGATCCGCAACATCAATCAGCAGCTTACCGACCTGTCGACGCAGCTCGCGACCGGCAAGCTGTCGCAGAACTATTCCGGGATGGGCGCCAACGAGGGCTTTGCGATCGCCGGGCGTTCGCAGCTCTCCAACATCGCCGCCTATACCGACACGATCACGAATGTGAACGTGAACATCAACCTCGCCAATACCGCGCTCCAGTCGCTCACGACGATCCGCAACACGGTGCAGACCGGCTCCGCGAGCACCGCGCAGGATCTCAACGTCAACGGACAGACCGTCGCGCAGAACACGGCCGCTTCGCAGTTCGGCTCGATGGTCGGTGTTCTCAACACGCAGTCGGGCAACCGCTATCTGTTCTCCGGGACGGCGTTCAACACGCAGTCGGTTGCCAATGCCGGCGACATCATCAACGGCACGACCACGCAGGCGGGCTTCAAGACCGTCATGGCGGAACGCCAGGCCGCCGACCTCGGCGCCAACGGCATGGGGCGGCTGGTGCAGACGCAGCCGACGCCGAGCTCGGCGCGGGTATCCGAGGACGTCGCCGGATCGCCGTTCGGAATGAAGATCGCGGCGGTGTCCTCGACGCTGACGGGTGCGACGGTTACCGGCCCGAGCGGCTCGCCGGTGTCGTTCTCGGTCGATCTCAACGGCCTCAACCCGAACGACGGCGACAAGCTGAGCGTCCAGTTCACGCTGCCGGACGGCACCACCGGGCAGGTCGACCTGACCGCGTCCTCGGCCACGCCGACGCCGATCGGCAGCTTCGCGATCGACGCGACGACTCCCGGCAACACCGCCACGAATCTTAACACGGCATTGAACACCGCGATCACGAAGCTCGCGAACACGTCGCTCGTCGCGGCATCCGCGATCACGGCCGGCGACAATTTCTTCAACACCGCAAGCTCCGCGATCGGTGCGCCCGTCAACAACCAGGCGGCGCCGCCGGCTCCGATCAGCGGAGCAACGGCGCTGTCCGGCGCCAGCCCCTCGAATTCGATCTCGCCGGGCTTCGCCGCCGGCGACACCATCACCGTGAACGGCACCACGCTGACCTTCGTCAATTCGGGCGCGACCGGCAACCAGCTCAATGTCGGCGACAGCATCCAGACGCTGATGAGCAAGATCGACCAGATCACGGGCACGTCGAAGCCTTCGACCGTGCATGGCGGCTCGATCACGATCAACACGGACGACGCGGCGAGCCTCAACATCACGACCTCGAACACGGGCGCACTCAACGCGCTCGGTTTCGGCTCGACGCCGGTCACCGCGACGCAGCCGCCATTGCGCGTCGGTTCTTCACCGGCAAGTTCGGCGACGACGCTGGTCAACGGCTCGGCCAATACCGTGAAATGGTACACCGGCAATGACGGGCCCGGCTCGCCGCGCTCCACGGCGATGGCGCGGGTGGATGATTCAGTCACGGTGCAATATGGCGCGCAAGCCAACGAGGACGCGATCCGCCAGCAATTGCAGGCGATCGCCGTGTTCGGGACGTTCTCGACCTCGCCGACCAGCCAGTATGCGGGCGGTCAGGTCTCCGCGCTGAGCCTGCGGGTGACGCAGTCCCTGACGAAGCAGCCCGGCCAGCAGCACATCGAGGACATCCAGACGGACCTCGCGATGGCCCAGAACACGATGAAGGACGCAGGCACGCGCCAGACCCAGGCCAAGGCGCAGCTCCAGTCCATCATCGACCAGGCGGAATCGGCCTCGCCGGATCAGGTGGCGAGCGAGCTCCTGTCGCTCCAGAATGCGCTTCAAGCGTCCTACCAGGTTACCTCGAAACTCGCGCAGCTGTCGCTCGTCAAGTTCCTGTAA
- a CDS encoding methylenetetrahydrofolate reductase — protein MSDKMQLVVATPCFGGQVSSIYASSIFALQRAVHGMSNLELKVLMRDGDALITRARANLAAMFLDDPKATHFLFIDADIGFKPEQVFRLIECGADVVAGCYPIKRVNWDKARRAIESGRTDVPAAALDYVLEIEDPDRIVVVNGFTRVRYAGTGFLMIRRHVLEAMCRHPNYAGLQFFREHSHDTLAASQNRFALFECMIDPATGTYLSEDFAFCKRWTDIDGEIWADIESSLDHVGPSVFHGDIASQFAAAPAAAADAA, from the coding sequence ATGTCGGACAAGATGCAGCTGGTGGTGGCCACGCCGTGCTTCGGCGGGCAGGTCTCGAGCATTTATGCGAGCTCGATCTTCGCGCTCCAGCGCGCCGTGCACGGCATGTCCAATCTTGAGCTCAAGGTGCTCATGCGCGACGGCGATGCGCTGATCACGCGCGCGCGGGCCAATCTGGCCGCGATGTTCCTCGACGATCCAAAGGCGACCCATTTCCTGTTCATCGACGCCGACATCGGCTTCAAGCCCGAGCAGGTGTTCCGGCTGATCGAATGCGGCGCGGATGTCGTCGCCGGCTGCTATCCGATCAAGCGGGTCAACTGGGACAAGGCGAGGCGGGCGATCGAGTCCGGCCGCACGGATGTGCCGGCGGCCGCGCTCGATTATGTGCTCGAGATCGAGGATCCCGACCGCATCGTGGTGGTCAACGGTTTTACCCGCGTGCGCTACGCCGGCACCGGCTTCCTGATGATCCGCCGCCACGTGCTGGAGGCGATGTGCCGCCACCCCAACTATGCCGGCCTGCAATTCTTCCGCGAGCACTCGCACGACACGCTGGCGGCGAGCCAGAACCGCTTCGCGCTGTTCGAATGCATGATCGATCCGGCGACGGGGACTTATCTTTCCGAGGACTTCGCCTTCTGCAAGCGCTGGACCGACATCGACGGCGAGATCTGGGCCGACATCGAGAGCTCGCTGGATCACGTCGGGCCGTCGGTGTTCCACGGCGACATCGCCTCGCAATTCGCAGCCGCGCCCGCGGCAGCTGCCGATGCGGCGTGA
- the msrB gene encoding peptide-methionine (R)-S-oxide reductase MsrB: MFDRRILLTTVAGLFGLSAFRWLRGTPAEAGEKAAQKFEIEKTDAEWRAQLTPQQYEILRKEGTERPGSSPLLKEHRKGIFACAGCDLPLFASDTKFESGTGWPSFYQPIEGNVGKTEDRTFGMVRTEVHCRRCGGHLGHVFDDGPKPTGLRYCIDGFGLVFHPAAASAT; this comes from the coding sequence ATGTTTGACCGCCGCATCCTGCTGACAACTGTTGCCGGCCTGTTCGGCCTTTCGGCCTTCCGCTGGTTGAGAGGAACGCCCGCCGAGGCTGGAGAGAAGGCCGCGCAAAAATTCGAGATCGAGAAGACGGACGCCGAGTGGCGCGCCCAGCTCACGCCGCAGCAATATGAAATCCTCCGCAAGGAGGGCACCGAGAGGCCGGGCTCCAGCCCGCTGCTCAAGGAACACCGCAAGGGCATCTTCGCCTGCGCCGGCTGCGACCTGCCGCTGTTCGCATCCGACACCAAGTTCGAGAGCGGCACGGGTTGGCCGAGCTTCTACCAGCCGATCGAAGGCAATGTCGGCAAGACGGAGGACCGTACCTTCGGCATGGTGCGCACCGAAGTGCATTGCCGGCGCTGCGGCGGCCATCTCGGCCACGTCTTCGACGACGGTCCGAAGCCGACCGGATTGCGCTATTGCATCGACGGTTTCGGGCTGGTCTTCCACCCGGCCGCCGCGTCGGCAACGTAG
- a CDS encoding universal stress protein, which produces MFKSILVPIDLADTDLAKPALATAITLSQTWSGSIRLLNVLPMTPVMLAEYVPADFDEQQRQTSEEALAIVARESGIETGRISSVVRQGGIYHEILEEAMHMKADLIVMTSHRPAMRTYFLGSNAGHVVRYAKCSVLVVRH; this is translated from the coding sequence ATGTTCAAGTCCATCCTCGTGCCCATCGACCTCGCCGACACCGATCTGGCCAAGCCGGCGCTCGCGACCGCGATAACGCTGTCGCAGACCTGGAGCGGATCGATACGACTGCTCAACGTGCTGCCGATGACGCCGGTGATGCTCGCCGAATACGTCCCGGCCGATTTCGACGAGCAGCAGCGCCAGACCTCAGAGGAAGCGCTCGCCATCGTCGCGCGGGAGTCAGGCATCGAGACGGGGCGCATTTCCAGCGTGGTGCGACAGGGCGGTATCTATCATGAGATCCTGGAGGAGGCCATGCACATGAAGGCCGACCTGATCGTGATGACCTCGCACCGGCCGGCGATGCGCACCTATTTCCTCGGCTCCAACGCCGGGCACGTCGTGCGCTACGCCAAGTGCTCAGTGCTGGTGGTCAGGCACTGA
- a CDS encoding SixA phosphatase family protein, with translation MRRLMLLRHAKTETDAPSGRDQDRRLDDRGHKDAAQIGDWLATHPPFPKAVLVSHAVRARQTWDIAWETMKDRVAAPQVEVLPELYGADPAQILESIRTATVPANPKQLLLVGHNPGMHEAALMLMGGGDPAGAKALAHNLPTSGLAIFDFDVKDWGDVAYRRGKLVLFVSPKLLRSG, from the coding sequence ATGCGCCGTTTGATGCTGCTGCGTCACGCCAAGACCGAGACTGACGCGCCGAGCGGCCGTGACCAGGATCGTCGCCTCGACGACCGCGGCCACAAGGACGCCGCGCAGATCGGGGATTGGCTCGCCACCCATCCCCCCTTCCCCAAGGCCGTGCTGGTGTCGCATGCCGTCCGGGCCCGGCAGACCTGGGACATTGCCTGGGAGACGATGAAGGACCGCGTCGCAGCGCCGCAGGTGGAGGTCCTGCCCGAACTCTACGGCGCCGATCCCGCCCAGATCCTGGAATCCATTCGCACTGCAACCGTTCCGGCCAACCCGAAGCAGTTGCTGCTGGTGGGCCACAATCCCGGCATGCACGAGGCCGCGCTAATGCTGATGGGCGGCGGCGATCCGGCCGGCGCCAAGGCGCTCGCTCACAATCTGCCCACGTCGGGGCTTGCGATCTTCGACTTTGACGTCAAGGATTGGGGTGACGTGGCCTACCGCCGCGGCAAACTGGTGCTGTTCGTCAGCCCCAAGCTGCTTCGATCGGGTTGA